Proteins encoded within one genomic window of Synechococcus sp. PCC 7335:
- a CDS encoding SDR family oxidoreductase gives MSKTLLVVGASRGIGGAIARHFHHHGHCVYSVSRTAAQAGKWISADISTAAGIQKVIAAIGDSPLDALLYMGGVWEKDAFTDAFNFQNSSDEETRFVLAVNLVAPIELTKGLAKNLAMAENPRALYIGSLSGLEHSASKEVANTASKFGLRGAVQSLRLALSYEGIGFTLINPGNIATEEVISDIETGRFSQQTPIPMTDIIETVEWVLARSAAVDVGEINLFQR, from the coding sequence ATGAGTAAGACCCTTTTGGTAGTAGGGGCAAGTCGAGGAATTGGAGGGGCGATCGCCCGCCACTTCCACCACCACGGACACTGCGTCTACTCGGTTTCGCGCACGGCTGCTCAAGCAGGAAAATGGATATCAGCGGATATTTCGACAGCTGCTGGGATACAGAAAGTTATCGCAGCCATCGGCGATTCTCCACTTGACGCCCTGCTTTATATGGGCGGTGTTTGGGAGAAGGACGCCTTTACCGATGCCTTTAACTTTCAAAACAGCTCGGATGAAGAAACCCGCTTTGTACTCGCTGTCAATTTGGTGGCGCCGATTGAGCTAACTAAAGGGTTAGCAAAGAACCTTGCTATGGCTGAAAATCCAAGAGCCCTCTACATCGGATCTCTTTCTGGGTTAGAACACTCTGCCTCAAAAGAAGTTGCCAATACTGCTTCTAAATTTGGGTTAAGAGGTGCGGTTCAATCCCTCCGATTAGCCCTATCTTATGAGGGAATTGGCTTCACCCTCATCAATCCAGGTAACATCGCGACTGAAGAGGTAATCAGTGACATTGAAACAGGTCGATTTTCGCAGCAAACACCTATTCCAATGACAGACATTATTGAAACGGTAGAATGGGTTTTGGCAAGATCCGCTGCTGTTGATGTAGGCGAAATCAATCTTTTTCAGAGATAG
- a CDS encoding DNA alkylation repair protein: MTHAVNFEQRKQALAEDLTVQLSSAADEKTKQWFDNYLKGAIEYRGVKTPIATQLVISWQRENDLSQYSTEEQLALCKALVQSRFAEDKFAGIIYLQKFLRKTLSWPQLVSFSADLFELGYFFDWSTTDWFCVRVLDPTIIQHGLAAAEAIAEWRSAQNLWQKRASIVSFRRATQDTQYHSLIEQVIKELVVDDQRFIQTGIGWVLADMSKPYPQEAETLFRKYLSQLSREVIDRHTKHLDAHQELKRLKRSPQLTPSTSLSN; the protein is encoded by the coding sequence ATGACTCACGCTGTAAACTTTGAACAGCGCAAGCAGGCATTGGCGGAGGATTTGACAGTACAGCTATCTTCCGCGGCTGATGAGAAAACGAAACAGTGGTTTGACAACTACCTAAAAGGAGCGATTGAGTATCGGGGCGTGAAAACGCCGATAGCAACGCAGTTAGTGATTAGCTGGCAACGAGAAAATGACCTCAGCCAGTATTCGACTGAAGAGCAGCTAGCGCTATGCAAGGCGCTAGTTCAAAGTCGATTTGCTGAGGATAAGTTTGCAGGGATCATCTATCTTCAGAAGTTTCTACGTAAGACGCTTTCATGGCCACAGCTGGTTTCCTTTAGTGCTGACTTGTTTGAATTAGGATACTTTTTCGACTGGTCTACGACGGACTGGTTTTGCGTGCGGGTGCTAGATCCAACCATTATTCAGCATGGATTAGCTGCTGCAGAGGCGATCGCCGAGTGGCGCAGCGCTCAAAACCTATGGCAAAAAAGAGCTTCCATCGTCTCTTTTCGCCGTGCGACGCAGGACACACAGTATCACAGCCTGATTGAGCAAGTCATAAAAGAGTTAGTCGTAGACGATCAGCGCTTTATCCAAACGGGTATTGGCTGGGTGCTAGCTGATATGTCTAAACCATACCCTCAGGAAGCAGAAACATTGTTTCGCAAGTATCTTTCTCAACTCTCGCGTGAAGTCATTGATCGGCACACCAAGCACTTGGATGCACACCAAGAATTAAAGCGACTTAAGCGATCGCCCCAACTAACACCTTCGACAAGTCTTTCAAATTAG